A genome region from Maridesulfovibrio salexigens DSM 2638 includes the following:
- the clpP gene encoding ATP-dependent Clp endopeptidase proteolytic subunit ClpP encodes MSGTIPIVVETTGRTERAYDIYSRLLKDRIILLSGEVNDHVASVICAQLLFLESEDPEKEIYMYINSPGGVVTAGMAIYDTMQYISAPVATLCMGQAASMGAFLLSAGEKGQRYSLPHSRILIHQPLGGAQGQATDIDIQAREILRLRKSLNSIMAENTGRTVEEIEKDTDRDNFMSAQEAVEYGLIDKVLENRGNIESKEG; translated from the coding sequence ATGTCTGGAACCATACCTATTGTTGTTGAAACTACAGGGCGCACAGAACGCGCTTACGATATTTATTCCCGTCTTCTCAAGGATAGAATCATCCTGCTCAGCGGCGAAGTTAATGACCATGTTGCCAGCGTAATTTGCGCACAGCTTCTTTTTCTGGAATCAGAAGATCCTGAAAAAGAAATCTATATGTATATCAACTCCCCCGGTGGCGTAGTAACCGCCGGTATGGCTATTTACGATACAATGCAGTATATCTCCGCCCCGGTGGCAACCCTGTGCATGGGACAGGCCGCCAGCATGGGTGCTTTCCTGCTCAGCGCAGGTGAGAAAGGGCAGCGTTACTCCCTGCCGCATAGCCGCATCCTCATCCACCAGCCTTTGGGCGGTGCGCAGGGTCAGGCTACTGACATTGATATTCAGGCCCGTGAAATTTTAAGACTTAGAAAATCCCTCAACTCTATCATGGCCGAAAATACCGGCAGAACTGTAGAAGAGATTGAGAAGGATACGGATCGCGATAACTTCATGTCTGCTCAGGAAGCTGTTGAATACGGCCTGATCGACAAAGTTCTGGAGAATCGCGGAAATATTGAATCCAAGGAAGGTTAA
- the tig gene encoding trigger factor: MDFNIEEVSAVEREIKVSVPAEEVGAALDATVALYKVQTPVKGFRKGKVPASVIQSKYKKQIINEATTDLINYQINDILNGQSLVPVSKIDVDAKELVRGEDFSYVIKFEIVPEFDTPGYLGLPVEEERAEVTEDELKEVENRLLQSMAKIAPIEDDRPAKDGELASVTFSAEMDGEPIPGVQADNFDLPIGEGHSLEEFEEFVKTLKAGESGETDITFPEDFINSDLAGKTATMKVTVHAVKERKMPELTDDVVKQAGGFESVEKMREIVKQSYTANRKQLNKSAAQTKLISGIVKELDFPLPPSLMEDRLQRMVADVIGRAERSGKSFESLGKSMEELREEQRPVAEESVRTEIFLLNVAKREELSVEPQEVEGALYQIAQQTQQDLSSVKSYYEENNLIVPLKDRLLADKAAEFIYENADVTEIDPVKKDDK; encoded by the coding sequence ATGGATTTTAATATTGAAGAAGTTTCAGCGGTAGAGAGAGAGATTAAAGTTTCCGTACCTGCTGAGGAAGTTGGTGCTGCTCTGGATGCAACCGTTGCCCTGTACAAAGTACAGACCCCGGTTAAAGGTTTCAGAAAGGGTAAAGTTCCTGCTTCTGTTATCCAGTCCAAGTACAAAAAACAGATCATCAACGAAGCTACCACTGACCTGATCAACTACCAGATCAACGATATCCTCAACGGCCAGTCCCTCGTTCCCGTTTCTAAAATTGACGTTGACGCTAAGGAACTCGTTCGCGGTGAAGATTTCAGCTACGTAATTAAGTTCGAAATTGTTCCTGAATTCGATACTCCCGGTTACCTCGGTCTTCCCGTTGAAGAAGAGCGTGCTGAAGTTACCGAAGATGAACTCAAGGAAGTTGAAAACAGACTCCTGCAGTCCATGGCTAAAATTGCTCCCATTGAGGACGACCGTCCCGCTAAAGACGGTGAACTCGCTTCCGTAACTTTCTCCGCAGAAATGGACGGCGAGCCCATCCCCGGCGTACAGGCTGATAACTTCGACCTGCCCATCGGTGAAGGTCACTCCCTCGAAGAGTTCGAAGAATTCGTTAAGACCCTGAAAGCTGGTGAGTCCGGTGAAACCGACATCACTTTCCCCGAAGATTTCATCAACTCCGATCTCGCAGGCAAGACTGCAACCATGAAGGTTACTGTTCACGCTGTTAAAGAACGCAAAATGCCCGAACTTACCGACGATGTTGTTAAGCAGGCAGGCGGTTTTGAATCCGTTGAAAAAATGCGTGAGATCGTTAAGCAGTCTTACACTGCAAACCGCAAGCAGCTCAACAAGTCTGCAGCTCAGACCAAGCTGATCAGCGGTATCGTTAAAGAACTCGACTTCCCGCTGCCTCCTTCTCTTATGGAAGACCGTCTGCAGCGCATGGTTGCTGATGTTATCGGTCGCGCAGAGCGCTCCGGTAAGAGCTTTGAGTCTCTCGGCAAATCCATGGAAGAACTCCGTGAAGAACAGCGTCCCGTGGCTGAAGAGTCCGTACGTACTGAAATCTTCCTGCTCAACGTTGCAAAGCGTGAAGAGCTTTCCGTAGAACCTCAGGAAGTGGAAGGCGCTCTCTACCAGATCGCACAGCAGACTCAGCAGGATCTCAGCTCCGTAAAGTCCTACTACGAAGAGAACAACCTCATTGTTCCTCTCAAGGACCGTCTCCTCGCTGACAAGGCTGCCGAGTTCATCTACGAAAACGCAGACGTTACTGAAATCGATCCTGTTAAAAAGGACGACAAGTAA
- a CDS encoding arsenic resistance protein, with amino-acid sequence MWIILQKITKNLILAIPMMMFAGFIYGLNFDPAWLKSMIIPFTFLMVYPMMVTLKIKKVFEGGDGKAQLLTQLINFGIVPFVAFGFGIYFFADRPYMALGLLLAGLVPTSGMTISWTGFAKGNMSAAVKMTVVGLVVGSLLTPVFVKWLMGASIEINLLAVFKQIVFIVFLPMVLGFMTQRFLVKRYGQADFQKSVGPKFPPLSTLGVLGIVFVALALKAKTIAAAPEVLLSILVPLLLLYLFNFTLSTLVGKAFLPRGDAIALVYGSVMRNLSIALAIAINAFGAQGSDAALVIAVAYILQVQSAAWYVRFTDRIFGNNQPESPRFACQG; translated from the coding sequence ATGTGGATCATTTTGCAGAAGATTACAAAAAATTTGATTTTGGCTATTCCGATGATGATGTTTGCAGGGTTTATTTATGGATTGAACTTTGATCCCGCTTGGCTCAAGTCCATGATCATTCCGTTCACCTTTTTAATGGTTTATCCCATGATGGTTACTTTAAAGATTAAGAAAGTTTTTGAAGGTGGAGATGGCAAAGCGCAGCTTCTGACCCAGTTGATCAATTTCGGGATTGTTCCTTTTGTCGCCTTTGGTTTCGGGATCTATTTTTTCGCGGATAGGCCCTACATGGCTCTGGGGTTGTTACTTGCGGGATTGGTTCCGACTAGCGGAATGACCATTTCATGGACCGGATTTGCCAAGGGGAATATGTCAGCAGCGGTAAAGATGACAGTTGTAGGACTGGTCGTAGGCTCTTTGCTGACCCCTGTTTTCGTAAAGTGGTTGATGGGTGCTTCTATTGAGATCAATCTTTTGGCGGTATTTAAGCAGATCGTATTTATTGTTTTTCTGCCTATGGTTCTTGGTTTTATGACCCAGCGGTTTCTCGTGAAAAGGTATGGTCAGGCTGATTTCCAGAAGTCTGTAGGTCCGAAATTTCCGCCCCTTTCTACTCTGGGAGTGCTTGGAATCGTATTTGTAGCCCTTGCTCTTAAGGCTAAGACCATTGCTGCAGCACCCGAAGTTCTGCTGAGTATCTTGGTGCCGTTGTTGCTTCTTTACTTATTCAATTTTACCTTAAGCACGCTGGTTGGGAAGGCTTTTCTGCCGCGGGGTGATGCCATTGCCCTTGTTTACGGTTCGGTTATGCGAAACCTGTCTATTGCGTTGGCTATCGCTATTAACGCATTTGGAGCGCAGGGCTCTGATGCTGCCCTTGTAATTGCAGTGGCTTACATTCTTCAGGTGCAGTCTGCGGCATGGTATGTACGTTTTACTGATAGAATCTTTGGAAATAACCAACCAGAGTCTCCGAGGTTTGCCTGTCAGGGATGA
- a CDS encoding Crp/Fnr family transcriptional regulator has protein sequence MNRKNIEKEIGKLPLFAQLKKEQLERLSQYAVINDIPRKSIFFSEDKASKGLHVLLTGKVKLFKISDEGKEQTIFVFGPGEPFCLCSVFSDGVLPANMSALEDSRVLFINPTEYEKLVQEDPTILMQMMRVMSRRLKDAMEMIDSLSLKQVPSRLAAYFLSHEKNGQVNMDISYRELSKIIGITPEALSRTMKKMGSNGLISVDGSEIEIIDREELSRCREGVCLS, from the coding sequence ATGAATAGAAAAAATATTGAAAAAGAGATCGGCAAATTACCCCTATTTGCCCAATTAAAAAAAGAACAGCTGGAAAGACTTTCCCAATATGCGGTAATTAATGACATCCCTAGGAAATCCATTTTCTTTAGCGAAGACAAAGCATCAAAGGGACTACACGTATTGCTGACTGGGAAAGTTAAACTTTTCAAAATTTCCGACGAAGGCAAAGAGCAGACAATCTTCGTATTCGGCCCCGGAGAACCTTTCTGCCTGTGTTCAGTCTTTTCCGATGGCGTGCTCCCGGCAAACATGAGTGCTTTGGAAGACAGCCGGGTTCTTTTCATCAACCCCACCGAATATGAAAAACTGGTTCAGGAAGACCCCACCATCCTGATGCAGATGATGCGGGTTATGTCCAGACGACTTAAAGATGCCATGGAAATGATCGACTCTTTATCACTTAAACAAGTACCATCAAGGCTTGCTGCCTATTTCCTGAGCCACGAAAAAAATGGTCAGGTAAACATGGATATATCCTATCGTGAGCTTTCCAAAATCATCGGGATCACACCTGAAGCACTCTCCAGAACCATGAAAAAAATGGGCTCCAATGGCTTAATTTCAGTTGATGGCTCCGAAATTGAAATCATCGACCGCGAAGAACTGAGCCGTTGCCGGGAAGGAGTATGTCTGAGCTAA
- a CDS encoding LysE family transporter, which produces MNILAFLAYSIVVTFTPGPSNIVIFSTAQNHGYKKALEFVAGATLAFGILLSLSAALNSYLFNMMPQVQTVMTVIGTSYMLYLAWKILHMDDGGNSKKSGGFMTGFTMQFINPKVVLFTLTVIGSFVIPAFSDPLDIALYVLILTFIGFCAYSSWVVLGTLFRRYLRPYQKQANIILSLTMVYCAWSISGLQNLL; this is translated from the coding sequence ATGAACATACTGGCATTTCTGGCTTACAGCATTGTAGTGACATTCACCCCCGGACCTTCAAACATTGTAATATTTTCCACAGCGCAAAACCACGGCTACAAAAAAGCACTTGAATTTGTGGCCGGTGCAACACTGGCTTTCGGCATACTGCTGAGCCTTTCCGCTGCCCTGAACAGCTATCTTTTTAATATGATGCCGCAGGTTCAAACCGTCATGACTGTTATCGGGACAAGCTACATGCTCTATCTCGCATGGAAAATCCTGCACATGGACGACGGCGGAAACTCGAAGAAGAGCGGCGGATTCATGACCGGATTCACCATGCAATTCATCAACCCCAAAGTAGTGCTTTTCACCCTGACCGTCATCGGCAGTTTTGTAATACCTGCTTTCTCTGATCCTCTGGACATTGCCCTGTATGTACTTATACTGACCTTTATCGGCTTCTGTGCCTACAGTTCTTGGGTCGTGCTGGGAACTCTTTTCCGTCGCTACCTGCGCCCCTATCAAAAACAGGCAAACATCATCCTGTCATTGACCATGGTCTACTGCGCGTGGTCCATTTCCGGACTGCAAAATTTACTTTAA
- a CDS encoding AraC family transcriptional regulator, translated as MREFNYTHHEDLTVLSARFDEFKYRKHSHEEYAIGVTLKGIQKYWLEGEMLYSKPGRIMLFSPEQLHDGCSGDETGLEYVMTYIPRDLFEKVSGKKDVLKFSTPIINDPKLAANIINLTRSVETGQGDLLTSELIMNVIDRTANTVEPRRALRNYKAVQRAVEMMHDNFEAPLKLDEICKEVQMSKFHFIRQFKSVKGLSPYQFFLSCRTEQAKKLLNAGAELYAVMLDCGFYDLSHFNRQFKSVYGLTANAYSKLLNKSC; from the coding sequence ATGCGGGAATTCAACTACACACATCACGAAGACCTGACTGTTCTTTCAGCCAGATTTGATGAATTCAAATACAGGAAACACTCCCATGAGGAATACGCCATAGGAGTAACCCTGAAAGGAATTCAAAAATATTGGTTGGAAGGAGAGATGCTGTATTCAAAACCGGGCCGAATCATGCTTTTCAGCCCGGAACAATTACACGACGGCTGCTCCGGGGACGAAACAGGCCTAGAATATGTAATGACCTACATCCCGCGGGACCTTTTTGAAAAAGTCTCCGGCAAAAAGGACGTGCTGAAATTTTCCACGCCTATAATTAATGATCCGAAACTGGCAGCGAATATCATAAACCTGACCCGCTCCGTAGAAACAGGCCAAGGTGACCTGCTGACCAGCGAGCTGATCATGAACGTCATTGATCGAACAGCAAATACAGTCGAACCACGGCGAGCACTCCGGAATTACAAAGCAGTGCAACGCGCAGTCGAAATGATGCATGACAATTTCGAAGCACCGCTAAAGCTGGATGAAATCTGCAAGGAAGTGCAGATGTCCAAATTCCACTTCATCCGTCAGTTTAAGTCTGTGAAAGGGCTTTCGCCCTATCAGTTCTTCCTCAGTTGCAGGACTGAGCAGGCCAAAAAGCTCCTTAATGCCGGAGCAGAACTATACGCAGTCATGCTCGATTGCGGATTCTACGACCTTTCACATTTCAACCGCCAATTCAAAAGCGTGTATGGGCTCACCGCCAACGCATACTCAAAACTGTTGAATAAATCCTGCTGA
- a CDS encoding Sbal_3080 family lipoprotein, with the protein MGFMTGCSSIEVINEPVPEILQAEKVCIVVHDDTRELFKTTLKEWMREQGITPDIYPQDTSVDICEWTLAYEGRWAWMVGLYLADAKITAYRDGSEAGRVWLDIGKWDGYKWEDGKVRIYKLMNMLSGKVDHYELPTIQKDIDN; encoded by the coding sequence ATGGGGTTTATGACTGGTTGCTCATCTATTGAAGTTATTAACGAACCAGTCCCGGAGATTTTGCAGGCGGAGAAGGTTTGCATTGTTGTACATGATGATACCCGTGAGCTTTTTAAGACGACCCTTAAGGAATGGATGCGGGAGCAGGGGATTACCCCGGACATATATCCGCAGGATACTTCCGTTGATATTTGCGAATGGACTCTCGCGTACGAAGGGCGCTGGGCATGGATGGTCGGTTTGTACCTGGCTGATGCAAAGATCACAGCTTATCGTGATGGCTCCGAGGCCGGGAGAGTGTGGCTGGATATCGGAAAATGGGATGGCTATAAATGGGAGGACGGAAAAGTCCGTATATATAAATTGATGAACATGCTTTCCGGTAAAGTCGATCATTACGAACTGCCAACGATACAGAAAGATATAGATAATTAA
- a CDS encoding methyl-accepting chemotaxis protein: protein MKIKLLIGVGVCAVLSALSVFAAAEFGTDMKFMSQIAALSVFVIVLLGGTVTVLMVSRGAAKKSDAIAMYLKGVEEGDFNSNRPESCEGDLGQLGEQVCVTIDALKKRIGFSEGVLNAIAEAYPFMTCDAEAKVNYVGNRLFKISGKTGKPEDYYGLTTGGYVYGDNSRKTRTDRVVNEGIRIEGETSFEGDGGLHELQFSGEPFYDLDNELCGALTIYFDLTEVKQQQRKIQENAERVANVAAELVDITGQVNSAAGVIASQIEEAAKGAVLQSERITETASAMEEMNSTTLEVARNAVDAADNATAAADNAHEGQNEGRKLVESIETMNTHATNLGTFMSDLGKQTDSVGSVITVIQDIADQTNLLALNAAIEAARAGEAGRGFAVVADEVRKLAEKTMTATDEVGTAIKAIQDGAQRSIEGVRLASNAVEQSTEIAHSSGQTLERIAEIVNGTSDQVQSIATAAEQQSATSEEINRAVDDINSIAAQTAEGMHAANEASSELVRMSDELNTLIKQLSS from the coding sequence ATGAAGATCAAATTGCTGATTGGGGTTGGTGTGTGTGCTGTTCTGAGTGCGTTGTCAGTGTTTGCTGCAGCGGAGTTCGGAACTGACATGAAATTTATGTCACAGATTGCAGCTCTATCTGTTTTTGTGATTGTACTGTTGGGAGGAACAGTTACTGTCCTGATGGTAAGCAGAGGGGCTGCGAAAAAATCGGATGCTATTGCCATGTATCTGAAGGGAGTTGAAGAGGGAGACTTTAATTCCAATAGGCCTGAATCCTGTGAGGGGGATCTCGGGCAGCTTGGTGAACAGGTGTGTGTCACCATTGATGCATTGAAAAAAAGGATCGGTTTTTCAGAAGGGGTGCTTAATGCTATTGCCGAGGCTTATCCTTTTATGACCTGTGATGCCGAGGCAAAAGTAAATTATGTTGGTAACAGACTTTTCAAGATTTCCGGTAAAACAGGGAAGCCTGAAGATTATTACGGTTTAACTACCGGTGGGTATGTGTACGGTGACAACTCCCGTAAAACAAGGACAGACCGGGTTGTAAACGAGGGCATCCGCATTGAAGGTGAGACTTCTTTTGAGGGGGATGGCGGTCTTCATGAATTGCAGTTTTCAGGCGAGCCATTTTATGATCTTGATAATGAATTGTGCGGTGCTTTGACCATTTATTTCGACCTTACTGAAGTCAAACAGCAGCAACGCAAAATTCAGGAAAACGCTGAAAGAGTCGCTAATGTTGCAGCTGAGCTTGTGGATATCACCGGACAGGTTAATTCGGCTGCCGGCGTAATCGCTTCCCAGATTGAAGAAGCGGCTAAGGGAGCGGTTTTACAGTCCGAGAGAATTACTGAAACTGCTTCCGCCATGGAAGAGATGAACAGTACCACCCTTGAAGTGGCTCGTAATGCTGTCGATGCTGCTGATAATGCTACCGCTGCGGCAGATAATGCCCATGAAGGGCAGAACGAAGGGCGAAAGCTGGTCGAATCCATTGAGACTATGAATACACATGCTACAAATCTGGGGACTTTCATGAGTGATCTCGGAAAGCAGACAGATTCCGTGGGAAGTGTTATAACAGTTATTCAGGATATTGCTGATCAGACTAACCTGTTGGCTCTGAACGCTGCGATTGAGGCAGCTCGGGCAGGGGAAGCAGGGCGCGGATTTGCCGTTGTTGCCGATGAAGTCCGCAAACTTGCTGAGAAGACCATGACTGCTACCGATGAGGTGGGGACAGCAATCAAGGCTATTCAGGATGGAGCTCAGCGCTCTATTGAAGGGGTTCGTCTTGCAAGCAATGCAGTTGAGCAGTCAACAGAAATTGCACATAGTTCCGGTCAGACACTTGAAAGAATCGCAGAAATCGTTAACGGTACCTCTGATCAGGTACAGTCCATCGCAACTGCGGCGGAACAGCAATCCGCCACCAGTGAGGAGATTAACCGGGCAGTTGATGATATCAACTCCATTGCCGCCCAGACAGCGGAAGGCATGCATGCCGCTAATGAAGCCAGTTCCGAACTGGTTCGGATGAGCGATGAACTTAATACTTTGATTAAACAGCTTTCTTCCTAG
- a CDS encoding HlyD family type I secretion periplasmic adaptor subunit — protein MKKRRKGILLHLPMRAYSSLGGWAGKMVESKPKQETEFMPGALEVVETPPSPTGRIIIRTIILFVVISVLWATFSRIDVVATASGKIIPSGKAKIIQPAEIGVVQQILVKEGQSVKKGDLLISLDPTINEADITEFENQLIRAYCDNILYSALSRWKVGTSVDKKLVFTEGTDSNLKLLYQHRFEYEAMAINDKLSGINGEIEKDKIHQQNLKHQIKKKFAVLEIITKRTEAMRKLYEQDSASEHDWLFQEQKRVAAEQDYESAKQEEQECLASIEKLERDKKQVISEFRRDTLHKKSDAENMIETLQQRLAKAQQRNRLQQLTAPVDGEVQQLSVHTIGGVVKEAQPLMVIVPEQSVLEVEASILNRDIGFVKEGQLAEVKLEAFPYTEYGSIPGEVMSVSSDAVQDKDGNLTFLCRVKLNQDFIPVNGQKVRLIPGMRATAEVAIRKRRLITYFLSPLMKYKTESLRER, from the coding sequence GTGAAGAAGCGGCGTAAGGGAATACTTCTGCATCTGCCCATGCGGGCCTACTCCAGTCTTGGAGGCTGGGCCGGAAAGATGGTTGAATCAAAGCCGAAGCAGGAAACTGAATTTATGCCCGGAGCACTTGAGGTGGTGGAGACTCCCCCATCTCCAACTGGGCGTATAATTATCAGGACAATTATTCTTTTTGTGGTGATTTCGGTCCTATGGGCAACATTCAGCCGCATTGATGTAGTTGCAACTGCATCAGGCAAGATTATTCCTAGCGGCAAGGCCAAGATTATTCAGCCTGCCGAGATAGGTGTTGTTCAGCAGATTCTGGTTAAGGAAGGACAGAGCGTAAAAAAAGGCGATCTGCTTATTTCTCTGGACCCGACAATTAATGAAGCTGATATAACGGAATTTGAAAATCAACTTATCCGAGCATACTGCGACAATATTCTCTACAGCGCATTGAGTCGTTGGAAAGTCGGTACTTCGGTCGATAAAAAACTGGTTTTTACTGAGGGGACAGATTCCAACTTGAAGCTGCTTTATCAGCATCGTTTTGAATATGAGGCGATGGCCATTAATGACAAGTTGAGCGGCATTAACGGTGAGATAGAAAAGGACAAAATTCATCAGCAGAACCTCAAGCATCAGATCAAGAAAAAATTTGCTGTTTTGGAGATCATTACCAAACGCACCGAGGCCATGCGTAAGCTTTATGAGCAAGATTCTGCGTCTGAGCATGATTGGCTTTTTCAGGAACAGAAGCGTGTTGCAGCTGAACAGGATTATGAGTCCGCAAAGCAGGAGGAGCAGGAGTGTCTTGCCTCCATTGAAAAGCTTGAGCGTGATAAGAAGCAGGTCATATCTGAATTTAGGCGCGATACATTGCATAAAAAATCGGATGCGGAGAACATGATAGAAACGCTCCAGCAGCGTCTGGCTAAAGCCCAGCAGCGCAACAGGTTGCAGCAATTGACTGCTCCCGTTGATGGTGAGGTCCAGCAGTTGTCCGTACACACGATTGGCGGGGTGGTTAAGGAAGCACAGCCGTTAATGGTTATCGTTCCAGAACAGAGTGTGTTGGAGGTTGAAGCCAGTATACTTAACCGAGATATCGGTTTTGTGAAAGAAGGACAGCTGGCAGAGGTTAAGCTCGAGGCTTTTCCATACACAGAATACGGTTCTATTCCTGGTGAGGTCATGTCCGTTTCTAGTGACGCTGTGCAAGATAAAGATGGAAATCTTACTTTTTTGTGCCGGGTGAAGCTTAATCAGGATTTCATTCCTGTGAATGGGCAGAAGGTAAGATTAATCCCCGGTATGCGTGCAACAGCTGAAGTTGCAATCCGCAAACGCAGGCTCATCACTTATTTTCTTTCTCCGCTTATGAAGTACAAAACTGAAAGTTTGAGGGAACGGTAG